One window of the Betaproteobacteria bacterium genome contains the following:
- a CDS encoding outer membrane lipoprotein LolB, with the protein MSQEQELVAYMRRLEFLRRRFCVGMLPAIIVASLLPGCAAIDPMPATSAAPALATGLLPAKYFTLRGRISVRVGDKIESAQIRWTKTPDEERLEVFTPFGSQVAELVRSDGGGVTLRREHEITTAESIAELTSSLLGVALDMDAIAIWTQGIGLKENESIERRFGNGAAWQVTVERLQNRGIHRYASRLSAISGDTVVRLVIDEWRSE; encoded by the coding sequence GTGAGCCAGGAACAGGAGCTCGTTGCGTATATGCGGCGCCTCGAATTTCTTCGGCGCCGTTTTTGTGTGGGCATGCTGCCTGCGATCATCGTGGCGTCGTTGTTACCCGGCTGCGCGGCAATTGATCCAATGCCCGCGACATCGGCGGCACCCGCACTGGCAACAGGCCTGTTGCCAGCCAAGTACTTCACTTTGCGTGGACGCATCAGCGTACGGGTGGGAGACAAAATCGAATCCGCGCAAATCCGCTGGACGAAGACGCCCGACGAGGAGCGCCTGGAAGTGTTTACGCCCTTTGGGAGCCAGGTTGCGGAGCTGGTTAGAAGCGACGGCGGCGGCGTAACGCTAAGGCGAGAACACGAGATCACGACAGCTGAATCGATTGCGGAACTGACCTCCTCCTTGTTGGGTGTGGCGCTGGATATGGATGCGATTGCCATCTGGACGCAAGGTATTGGGCTAAAAGAAAACGAGTCGATCGAGCGACGATTCGGCAACGGGGCGGCGTGGCAGGTAACGGTTGAACGTTTACAAAATCGTGGGATTCACCGGTATGCGTCACGCCTGTCCGCGATAAGTGGTGACACCGTCGTCCGGTTGGTGATTGACGAGTGGCGGTCCGAATGA